Proteins from one Panicum virgatum strain AP13 chromosome 7K, P.virgatum_v5, whole genome shotgun sequence genomic window:
- the LOC120641690 gene encoding putative peptidyl-tRNA hydrolase PTRHD1, with translation MQTLLPLRWPSPVAAALPSAAAFLLPALTRVSLRGTPSRASMSAAASAPDSAAPNPAAAGEEGAREAADVLVQYVVLRRDLADAWPLGSVVAQGCHAAVAAVWAHRDHPDTAAYCAPGNLDSMHKVTLEVKGETQLKNLAEKLEAAGVRHKLWIEQPENIPTCIATAPCPKSQVSSFFKKLKLCK, from the exons ATGCAGACCCTCCTCCCACTTCGCTGGCCATCACCGGTAGCCGCCGCACTcccaagcgccgccgccttcctcctcccggcGCTGACCAGGGTCTCCCTCCGCGGAACCCCGTCGAGAGCGAgcatgagcgccgccgcctccgccccggactccgccgccccaaacccggccgccgccggcgaggaaggcgcgagggaggcggcggacgTGCTGGTCCAGTACGTCGTGCTGCGGCGCGACCTGGCGGACGCGTGGCCGCTGGGGAGCGTGGTGGCGCAGGGCtgccacgccgccgtcgccgccgtgtgGGCGCACCGCGACCACCCGGACACCGCCGCCTACTGCGCGCCCGGCAACCTCGACAGCATGCACAAG GTGACATTGGAGGTGAAAGGAGAGACACAGCTGAAGAACTTGGCTGAGAAGTTGGAAGCAGCTGGTGTTCGGCATAAGTTGTGGATAGAGCAACCTGAGAACATCCCAACATGCATAGCCACAGCCCCCTGTCCAAAGTCGCAGGTTTCTTCGTTCTTCAAGAAGCTCAAGTTATGCAAATGA
- the LOC120641688 gene encoding plant intracellular Ras-group-related LRR protein 1-like: MRNMAEKRRHGGGHHVHGVGFGAGVGHAEHDEKRMEPKKLDMSGMSMDTIPHLSMPLGSITTLDLSNNNLQSIPESIIARLLNVVVLDVRSNQLTSLPNSIGCLSKLKVLNVSGNLLRDLPATIEECRALEELNANFNQLTKLPDTLGFELHGLRRLSVNSNKLAYLPSSTSHMTALRSLDARLNCLRALPDGLENLGGLEALNVSQNFQYLRELPYGIGLLTSLRELDVSYNSIAALPDSMGCLTKLSRFSAAGNPLVSPPMDVVEQSLDAMRAYLSARMNGTDKQDRRKKKSWVPKLVKYSTFSAGMMTPGRATKVHGSGAEGLLMSDYRSLDGGGIASPGFLSMLSPRRLFSPRRNSPKHH, from the exons ATGAGGAACATGGCAGAGAAGAGGAGACATGGAGGAGGGCATCATGTCCATGGTGTTGGGTTTGGAGCCGGAGTTGGACATGCCGAGCACGACGAGAAGCGCATGGAGCCAAAGAAGCTGGACATGAGCGGCATGTCCATGGACACCATCCcacatctcagcatgcctcttgGCAGCATCACTACCTTGGATCTCTCCAACAACAACCTACAG AGTATTCCGGAGTCCATAATCGCGAGGCTTCTGAACGTGGTGGTGCTGGACGTGCGGTCCAACCAGCTGACATCGCTGCCCAACTCCATCGGCTGCCTCTCCAAGCTCAAGGTCCTCAACGTCTCCGGCAACCTCCTCCGCGACCTGCCCGCCACCATCGAGGAATGCCG GGCGCTGGAGGAGCTGAACGCCAACTTCAACCAGCTGACGAAGCTGCCGGACACGCTGGGGTTCGAGCTccacggcctccgccgcctctccgTCAACTCCAACAAGCTGGCCTACCTGCCGTCGTCCACCTCCCACATGACGGCGCTGCGGTCGCTGGACGCGCGGCTCAACTGCCTCCGCGCGCTGCCCGACGGGCTCGAGAACCTCGGCGGCCTCGAGGCCCTGAACGTGAGCCAGAACTTCCAGTACCTACGGGAGCTCCCCTACGGCATCGGCCTCCTCACCTCGCTCCGGGAGCTGGACGTCAGCTACAACTCCATCGCCGCGCTCCCGGACTCCATGGGCTGTCTCACCAAGCTCTCCCGGTTCAGCGCCGCGGGCAACCCGCTGGTGTCCCCGCCCATGGACGTCGTCGAGCAGAGCCTCGACGCCATGCGCGCCTACCTCAGCGCGCGGATGAACGGCACCGACAAGCAGgacaggaggaagaagaagagctggGTGCCCAAGCTGGTCAAGTACAGCACCTTCTCGGCGGGGATGATGACGCCCGGCCGCGCCACCAAggtgcacggcagcggcgccgagggcctGCTCATGTCGGACTACCGgtcgctcgacggcggcggcatcgccTCGCCGGGGTTCCTCAGCATGCTGTCGCCGCGGCGGCTCTTCTCGCCGCGGAGGAACTCGCCCAAGCATCATTGA
- the LOC120641691 gene encoding calcium-transporting ATPase 5, plasma membrane-type isoform X1 → MDSSSSGGARVRRRSSGGGGGSSSWGSFSADGDTFDIPAKGAPVERLKKWRQAALVLNASRRFRYTLDLKKEEQKEEIRRKIRAQAHVIRAAFRFKEAGQVHVQSKETTVPYADAALGFGIKEDQLTALTRDHNYSALQQYGGISGVANMLKTDTEKGIGGDDTDLTARRNAFGSNTYPRKKGRSFLAFVWDACKDLTLIILMVAAAVSLALGITTEGIKEGWYDGASIAFAVLLVVLVTAISDYKQSLQFQNLNEEKQNIRLEVVRGGRRIMVSIYDLVVGDVVPLKIGDQVSADGILISGHSLSIDESSMTGESKIVHKDQKSPFLMSGCKVADGYGTMLVTAVGINTEWGLLMASISEDSGEETPLQVRLNGVATFIGMVGLTVALAVLVVLLARYFTGHTYNPDGSVQYVKAKMGVGQTIRGVVRIFTVAVTIVVVAVPEGLPLAVTLTLAFSMRKMMRDKALVRRLSACETMGSATTICSDKTGTLTLNQMTVVEAYFGGKKMDSPDNAQMLSADVTSLIVEGIAQNTSGSIFEAEQGGQEPEVTGSPTEKAILSWGLKLGMKFNETRSKSSILHVFPFNSEKKRGGVAVHLGGPEVHIHWKGAAEIILDSCTSWLDTDGSKHSMTPEKVAEFKRFIEDMAAASLRCIAFAYRTYEMDGVPNEDQRDEWKLPDDNLIMLGIVGIKDPCRPGVRDSVRLCQAAGIKVRMVTGDNLQTARAIALECGILDDPNVSEPVIIEGKTFRALSDLEREEAAEKISVMGRSSPNDKLLLVKALRKRGHVVAVTGDGTNDAPALHEADIGLSMGIQGTEVAKESSDIIILDDNFASVVRVVRWGRSVYANIQKFIQFQLTVNVAALIINVVAAVSSGNVPLNAVQLLWVNLIMDTLGALALATEPPTNHLMERPPVGRRESMITNIMWRNLTIMALFQVSVLLTLNFKGISLLQLKNDDPAHADKVKNTFIFNTFVLCQVFNEFNSRKPDELNMFKGILGNHLFIGIIAITLILQALIVEFLGKFASTVELSWQLWLVSIGLAFFSWPLAFVGKLIPVPKRPFGEFFACCCKGSKQSSDATSDEKGNKSEHRNVV, encoded by the exons CAAGCAGCTCTTGTGCTGAATGCATCAAGGCGCTTTAGGTATACACTTGATTTGAAAAAGGAGGAACAAAAGGAGGAAATCAGAAGAAAAATTCGCGCACAGGCTCACGTTATAAGG GCTGCTTTTCGTTTCAAAGAGGCTGGTCAAGTCCATGTTCAGTCTAAAGAAACTACAG TGCCATATGCTGATGCTGCACTTGGCTTCGGAATCAAAGAAGACCAGCTTACAGCACTGACAAGAGATCATAACTACTCCGCTCTGCAACAATATGGAGGG ATTTCTGGTGTAGCTAATATGCTAAAAACCGATACGGAGAAGGGGATTGGTGGAGATGATACGGATTTGACAGCAAGGAGAAATGCATTTGGCTCAAACACATATCCCCGTAAGAAAGGAAGAAGCTTTCTG GCTTTCGTATGGGATGCTTGTAAAGATCTCACACTAATCATCCTGatggttgctgctgctgtttcGCTGGCCCTGGGCATAACAACAGAG GGTATAAAGGAAGGCTGGTATGATGGAGCGAGCATTGCCTTTGCTGTTCTCCTAGTTGTATTAGTTACAG ctATCAGCGACTACAAGCAATCACTGCAATTCCAAAATTTGAATGAAGAAAAACAGAACATACGCCTGGAG GTTGTTAGAGGTGGAAGGCGAATCATGGTATCGATATATGATTTGGTTGTCGGAGATGTTGTCCCTCTCAAGATTGGTGACCAG GTTTCTGCAGATGGGATCCTTATCAGCGGGCACTCCCTTTCCATAGATGAATCAAGCATGACTGGAGAAAGTAAAATT GTACACAAAGATCAGAAGTCACCCTTTCTAATGTCTGGTTGCAAAGTTGCTGATGGCTATGGAACAATGCTG GTAACCGCCGTTGGAATCAACACTGAATGGGGACTGCTAATGGCAAGCATATCTGAAGATTCGGGTGAAGAGACTCCTCTTCAG GTTCGTTTGAATGGTGTTGCTACTTTCATTGGAATGGTTGGACTTACTGTTGCCCTTGCAGTTTTGGTTGTACTTTTGGCCAG GTACTTTACTGGGCATACTTACAACCCTGACGGTTCCGTGCAATACGTGAAAGCGAAGATGGGTGTCGGCCAGACAATACGTGGAGTAGTTAGAATCTTCACAGTGGCG GTCACTATTGTGGTCGTGGCTGTTCCAGAAGGACTACCATTGGCTGTCACTTTGAC GCTTGCCTTCTCGATGCGCAAGATGATGAGGGACAAGGCTCTG GTCAGGAGGCTTTCGGCATGTGAAACGATGGGCTCTGCTACAACAATTTGCAGTGACAAGACTGGCACCTTGACTTTAAATCAG ATGACTGTTGTTGAGGCATATTTTGGTGGAAAGAAGATGGACTCCCCAGATAATGCTCAGATGTTATCTGCTGATGTAACATCACTGATTGTTGAAGGAATCGCGCAGAACACTTCTGGAAGCATATTTGAGGCTGAG CAGGGTGGTCAAGAACCGGAGGTGACTGGATCACCTACAGAAAAGGCTATACTCTCTTGGGGGCTAAAG CTGGGTATGAAATTCAATGAAACAAGATCGAAGTCCTCTATTCTTCATGTATTCCCTTTCAACTCAGAGAAAAAGCGAGGCGGGGTTGCAGTGCATCTG GGTGGCCCTGAGGTACATATACACTGGAAAGGAGCAGCTGAAATTATTTTGGATTCATGCACAAGCTGGCTTGACACTGATGGTTCGAAGCACTCAATGACTCCTGAAAAA GTTGCTGAATTCAAAAGGTTCATAGAAGATATGGCCGCTGCTAGCCTCCGTTGTATTGCCTTTGCCTATAGGACATATGAGATGGATGGTGTTCCAAACGAAGATCAGAGGGATGAGTGGAAATTGCCTGATGATAATCTGATTATGCTTGGAATTGTGGGAATAAAG GATCCCTGTCGTCCTGGAGTTCGAGATTCTGTTCGTTTATGCCAAGCAGCTGGCATTAAG GTCCGCATGGTTACTGGTGATAATCTTCAAACTGCAAGAGCCATTGCCCTGGAGTGTGGAATACTTGATGATCCCAATGTGTCCGAGCCTGTCATCATTGAAGGAAAGACGTTCCGGGCCCTGTCAGACTTAGAAAGGGAGGAAGCTGCTGAAAAAATCTCT GTGATGGGGAGGTCTTCACCAAACGATAAACTTTTACTTGTTAAGGCACTGAGGAAAAGAGGTCACGTTGTTGCTGTTACTGGAGATGGCACAAATGATGCCCCAGCACTGCATGAG GCAGATATTGGTCTGTCAATGGGCATTCAGGGAACTGAAGTTGCCAAGGAGAGTTCTGATATTATTATCTTGGATGACAATTTTGCATCAGTCGTGAGG GTTGTCAGATGGGGTCGATCCGTTTATGCGAACATACAGAAGTTTATACAGTTCCAACTAACAGTCAACGTTGCAGCTTTGATAATCAATGTAGTTGCTGCTGTCAGTTCTGGAAATGTGCCGCTGAATGCTGTTCAG TTGCTGTGGGTCAACCTAATCATGGACACTTTGGGGGCCCTTGCATTGGCGACAGAACCACCTACAAACCATCTCATGGAGAGACCCCCAGTAGGGAGAAG GGAGTCAATGATAACAAATATCATGTGGAGAAACTTGACTATCATG GCTTTGTTTCAAGTTTCAGTTCTCCTTACTCTCAACTTCAAGGGAATAAGCCTCTTGCAGTTGAAAAATGATGACCCAGCACATGCAGATAAAGTGAAAAACACCTTCATATTCAACACATTTGTTCTCTGCCAg GTGTTCAATGAATTCAATTCCCGTAAACCAGATGAGCTAAATATGTTCAAGGGCATTTTAGGAAACCACCTCTTTATTGGCATTATAGCGATAACACTTATACTTCAG GCACTTATCGTGGAGTTTCTTGGCAAGTTTGCCTCAACAGTCGAGCTAAGCTGGCAGCTGTGGTTGGTGTCCATTGGTCTGGCTTTCTTCAG CTGGCCGTTGGCTTTCGTGGGAAAGCTTATCCCTGTTCCCAAACGTCCATTTGGAGAATTCTTTGCTTGCTGCTGTAAAGGGAGCAAACAGT CTTCTGATGCGACCTCTGATGAGAAGGGAAACAAATCAGAGCATAGAAACGTCGTATGA
- the LOC120641691 gene encoding calcium-transporting ATPase 5, plasma membrane-type isoform X2, whose translation MDSSSSGGARVRRRSSGGGGGSSSWGSFSADGDTFDIPAKGAPVERLKKWRQAALVLNASRRFRYTLDLKKEEQKEEIRRKIRAQAHVIRAAFRFKEAGQVHVQSKETTVPYADAALGFGIKEDQLTALTRDHNYSALQQYGGISGVANMLKTDTEKGIGGDDTDLTARRNAFGSNTYPRKKGRSFLAFVWDACKDLTLIILMVAAAVSLALGITTEGIKEGWYDGASIAFAVLLVVLVTAISDYKQSLQFQNLNEEKQNIRLEVVRGGRRIMVSIYDLVVGDVVPLKIGDQVSADGILISGHSLSIDESSMTGESKIVHKDQKSPFLMSGCKVADGYGTMLVTAVGINTEWGLLMASISEDSGEETPLQVRLNGVATFIGMVGLTVALAVLVVLLARYFTGHTYNPDGSVQYVKAKMGVGQTIRGVVRIFTVAVTIVVVAVPEGLPLAVTLTLAFSMRKMMRDKALVRRLSACETMGSATTICSDKTGTLTLNQMTVVEAYFGGKKMDSPDNAQMLSADVTSLIVEGIAQNTSGSIFEAEGGQEPEVTGSPTEKAILSWGLKLGMKFNETRSKSSILHVFPFNSEKKRGGVAVHLGGPEVHIHWKGAAEIILDSCTSWLDTDGSKHSMTPEKVAEFKRFIEDMAAASLRCIAFAYRTYEMDGVPNEDQRDEWKLPDDNLIMLGIVGIKDPCRPGVRDSVRLCQAAGIKVRMVTGDNLQTARAIALECGILDDPNVSEPVIIEGKTFRALSDLEREEAAEKISVMGRSSPNDKLLLVKALRKRGHVVAVTGDGTNDAPALHEADIGLSMGIQGTEVAKESSDIIILDDNFASVVRVVRWGRSVYANIQKFIQFQLTVNVAALIINVVAAVSSGNVPLNAVQLLWVNLIMDTLGALALATEPPTNHLMERPPVGRRESMITNIMWRNLTIMALFQVSVLLTLNFKGISLLQLKNDDPAHADKVKNTFIFNTFVLCQVFNEFNSRKPDELNMFKGILGNHLFIGIIAITLILQALIVEFLGKFASTVELSWQLWLVSIGLAFFSWPLAFVGKLIPVPKRPFGEFFACCCKGSKQSSDATSDEKGNKSEHRNVV comes from the exons CAAGCAGCTCTTGTGCTGAATGCATCAAGGCGCTTTAGGTATACACTTGATTTGAAAAAGGAGGAACAAAAGGAGGAAATCAGAAGAAAAATTCGCGCACAGGCTCACGTTATAAGG GCTGCTTTTCGTTTCAAAGAGGCTGGTCAAGTCCATGTTCAGTCTAAAGAAACTACAG TGCCATATGCTGATGCTGCACTTGGCTTCGGAATCAAAGAAGACCAGCTTACAGCACTGACAAGAGATCATAACTACTCCGCTCTGCAACAATATGGAGGG ATTTCTGGTGTAGCTAATATGCTAAAAACCGATACGGAGAAGGGGATTGGTGGAGATGATACGGATTTGACAGCAAGGAGAAATGCATTTGGCTCAAACACATATCCCCGTAAGAAAGGAAGAAGCTTTCTG GCTTTCGTATGGGATGCTTGTAAAGATCTCACACTAATCATCCTGatggttgctgctgctgtttcGCTGGCCCTGGGCATAACAACAGAG GGTATAAAGGAAGGCTGGTATGATGGAGCGAGCATTGCCTTTGCTGTTCTCCTAGTTGTATTAGTTACAG ctATCAGCGACTACAAGCAATCACTGCAATTCCAAAATTTGAATGAAGAAAAACAGAACATACGCCTGGAG GTTGTTAGAGGTGGAAGGCGAATCATGGTATCGATATATGATTTGGTTGTCGGAGATGTTGTCCCTCTCAAGATTGGTGACCAG GTTTCTGCAGATGGGATCCTTATCAGCGGGCACTCCCTTTCCATAGATGAATCAAGCATGACTGGAGAAAGTAAAATT GTACACAAAGATCAGAAGTCACCCTTTCTAATGTCTGGTTGCAAAGTTGCTGATGGCTATGGAACAATGCTG GTAACCGCCGTTGGAATCAACACTGAATGGGGACTGCTAATGGCAAGCATATCTGAAGATTCGGGTGAAGAGACTCCTCTTCAG GTTCGTTTGAATGGTGTTGCTACTTTCATTGGAATGGTTGGACTTACTGTTGCCCTTGCAGTTTTGGTTGTACTTTTGGCCAG GTACTTTACTGGGCATACTTACAACCCTGACGGTTCCGTGCAATACGTGAAAGCGAAGATGGGTGTCGGCCAGACAATACGTGGAGTAGTTAGAATCTTCACAGTGGCG GTCACTATTGTGGTCGTGGCTGTTCCAGAAGGACTACCATTGGCTGTCACTTTGAC GCTTGCCTTCTCGATGCGCAAGATGATGAGGGACAAGGCTCTG GTCAGGAGGCTTTCGGCATGTGAAACGATGGGCTCTGCTACAACAATTTGCAGTGACAAGACTGGCACCTTGACTTTAAATCAG ATGACTGTTGTTGAGGCATATTTTGGTGGAAAGAAGATGGACTCCCCAGATAATGCTCAGATGTTATCTGCTGATGTAACATCACTGATTGTTGAAGGAATCGCGCAGAACACTTCTGGAAGCATATTTGAGGCTGAG GGTGGTCAAGAACCGGAGGTGACTGGATCACCTACAGAAAAGGCTATACTCTCTTGGGGGCTAAAG CTGGGTATGAAATTCAATGAAACAAGATCGAAGTCCTCTATTCTTCATGTATTCCCTTTCAACTCAGAGAAAAAGCGAGGCGGGGTTGCAGTGCATCTG GGTGGCCCTGAGGTACATATACACTGGAAAGGAGCAGCTGAAATTATTTTGGATTCATGCACAAGCTGGCTTGACACTGATGGTTCGAAGCACTCAATGACTCCTGAAAAA GTTGCTGAATTCAAAAGGTTCATAGAAGATATGGCCGCTGCTAGCCTCCGTTGTATTGCCTTTGCCTATAGGACATATGAGATGGATGGTGTTCCAAACGAAGATCAGAGGGATGAGTGGAAATTGCCTGATGATAATCTGATTATGCTTGGAATTGTGGGAATAAAG GATCCCTGTCGTCCTGGAGTTCGAGATTCTGTTCGTTTATGCCAAGCAGCTGGCATTAAG GTCCGCATGGTTACTGGTGATAATCTTCAAACTGCAAGAGCCATTGCCCTGGAGTGTGGAATACTTGATGATCCCAATGTGTCCGAGCCTGTCATCATTGAAGGAAAGACGTTCCGGGCCCTGTCAGACTTAGAAAGGGAGGAAGCTGCTGAAAAAATCTCT GTGATGGGGAGGTCTTCACCAAACGATAAACTTTTACTTGTTAAGGCACTGAGGAAAAGAGGTCACGTTGTTGCTGTTACTGGAGATGGCACAAATGATGCCCCAGCACTGCATGAG GCAGATATTGGTCTGTCAATGGGCATTCAGGGAACTGAAGTTGCCAAGGAGAGTTCTGATATTATTATCTTGGATGACAATTTTGCATCAGTCGTGAGG GTTGTCAGATGGGGTCGATCCGTTTATGCGAACATACAGAAGTTTATACAGTTCCAACTAACAGTCAACGTTGCAGCTTTGATAATCAATGTAGTTGCTGCTGTCAGTTCTGGAAATGTGCCGCTGAATGCTGTTCAG TTGCTGTGGGTCAACCTAATCATGGACACTTTGGGGGCCCTTGCATTGGCGACAGAACCACCTACAAACCATCTCATGGAGAGACCCCCAGTAGGGAGAAG GGAGTCAATGATAACAAATATCATGTGGAGAAACTTGACTATCATG GCTTTGTTTCAAGTTTCAGTTCTCCTTACTCTCAACTTCAAGGGAATAAGCCTCTTGCAGTTGAAAAATGATGACCCAGCACATGCAGATAAAGTGAAAAACACCTTCATATTCAACACATTTGTTCTCTGCCAg GTGTTCAATGAATTCAATTCCCGTAAACCAGATGAGCTAAATATGTTCAAGGGCATTTTAGGAAACCACCTCTTTATTGGCATTATAGCGATAACACTTATACTTCAG GCACTTATCGTGGAGTTTCTTGGCAAGTTTGCCTCAACAGTCGAGCTAAGCTGGCAGCTGTGGTTGGTGTCCATTGGTCTGGCTTTCTTCAG CTGGCCGTTGGCTTTCGTGGGAAAGCTTATCCCTGTTCCCAAACGTCCATTTGGAGAATTCTTTGCTTGCTGCTGTAAAGGGAGCAAACAGT CTTCTGATGCGACCTCTGATGAGAAGGGAAACAAATCAGAGCATAGAAACGTCGTATGA